The Emys orbicularis isolate rEmyOrb1 chromosome 21, rEmyOrb1.hap1, whole genome shotgun sequence genome has a segment encoding these proteins:
- the POLR1G gene encoding DNA-directed RNA polymerase I subunit RPA34, giving the protein MERTALGGLPRFQCPPDFSPSPFAPEELRGPSKELWLIRAPADFSPDSLDGCAVPLVGFQTLKTRSDGTQRVFDIHSALEEPGSPYLLVSSTRSGQLSCAASFHGCMRICERFGDPSSRSPGQAVAARPAPQVPEGLRQRFLPFGGSPKQQCPEAATSTPATEVLGSARKKKKKKKKRVKEEPVELLVSIKQEPPEEPWGWGSGEPGPEPPGGEDDGLRGAEGPTLGHLSPKHKKKKKKKHKYEALEGAVWPCKAELPDPSSIKQEPTHSQE; this is encoded by the exons ATGGAGCGGACGGCGCTGGGGG GGCTGCCGCGGTTCCAGTGCCCCCCGGATTTCTCCCCGAGCCCCTTCGCCCCCGAGGAGCTGCGGGGCCCCTCCAAGGAGCTGTGGCTGATCCGAGCGCCCGCTGATTTCAGCCCGGACAG CCTGGATGGCTGCGCTGTGCCCCTGGTCGGGTTCCAGACGCTGAAGACAAGGTCTGATGGGACGCAGCGGGTCTTTGACATCCACAGTGCCCTGGAGGAGCCGGGCAGCCCCTACCTGCTAGTGTCCTCGACCCGTTCTGGCCAGCTCTCCTGCGCAGCCTCCTTCCACGGCTGCATGCGCATCTGCGAGAGATTTGGggaccccagcagcaggagccctggcCAGGCTGTCGCAGCCAGGCCTGCCCCCCAGGTCCCAGAGGGCCTCCGGCAGCGTTTCCTGCCCTTTGGGGGCAGCCCAAAGCAACAGTGCCCAGAGGCAGCCACGTCCACGCCAGCGACAGAGGTGCTGGGGTCTgccaggaagaagaagaagaagaagaaaaagagagtGAAAGAGGAGCCCGTGGAGCTGCTGGTGTCCATAAAGCAGGAGCCTCCCGaggagccctggggctgggggagcggTGAGCCTGGCCCTGAACCCCCCGGAGGGGAGGATGATGGcttgaggggggcagaggggcccacTCTGGGGCACCTGAGCCCCAagcacaagaagaagaagaaaaagaaacacaagTATGAGGctttggagggggcagtctggCCGTGCAAGGCCGAGCTGCCGGACCCCAGCTCCATAAAGCAGGAGCCTACACACTCCCAGGAGTGA